The bacterium genome includes the window GCGGTTCCACTTGAACACCTCAAGCAGATCCGAGGGCTGGTCCGGCTCCTCGAGGGGCTGTGACGTGAAGCGGACGTGCTCCCAGACGTACTCGCTCGGCGGCCTCAAGACCCATGGGGTCTGATGGCGCAAGCCGCGCCAGTCGGCGTCGAGCCGCCAGAGGAAGGGCGCCAGCCACGCGTACCCCCCTTCGACAAAGACGACCTTGAGGGTGGGGAACTTCTCGAAGACGCCCTCGAAAATCATGCTGGTCAGGTGCGTCATGTATCCTTGGGGCCGGACCTGCCGGTTTTCGACATAGTACGAGCCGTACCCAGCGACGGAGGGCTGGCCGTTGATCCCGACGCCTTCGCTGCCCGTGTGCAGGGCGAACGGAAGGTTGAGCGCCTGGCACGATTCGAAGATGGGATGGTAGAACCGGTTGCCATAGGGCAGGCGCGCGCCGTTGCTGACCAGCACCTGCACGATGTCGGGGTGCGGGCCGACGCGTTCGATCTCCTTGACGGCCTGGGGAATGTCCTGGGTCGCGATCAGCATCGCGCCCTTGAGGCGGGGGTCGGCGGCGAGCCAGTGCTCGAGGAGGAAGTCGTTGTACGCGCGGGCGATCGCCGCGGCGTAGTCCGCGTCCGGCAAGGTGCCGAGCGGTCGCAGCTCCTGGCCGAGCAGAATCGCGTACTCCACGTCATAGCGGTCGAGGAGCTGCTCGCGCATCAACGCGATGTCGGACCCGGCAAAGCCGTCCGCCGGCCACGCATCGCCCCGATACCCGCGATCGCCTCCGTTTGGATAGCCGACGCCTGCGAGACGGATCCCCCATTCCTTGACATCCTCCTGGTAGGCACGGGGCAGGTAGGGGAGGAGCTGGCTCAGCTTGCCGTCCTTGAACCGGTTGTGAACGTCGCAATCGATGATCGGCATGACTCCCTCCTCACGCGTGTAGGATCACGAGGCCGTCCTCGGTCGTGACCGGGAATGTTTCGAGGATTACGTCCTGCTCGCCGGCCCTGCCGACAGTGACCTCAAACGTCTTGGCGCGCATCTTGTGGGGGTTGAAGTGCGTGCGGCCCGTTGCGATCTCAAACTCCCATCCGTGCCACGGGCATTGGATGATCTCGTCCTCGCGGCCGTAGAGATATTCATAGGGCCTGCCGGGCAGCGTTGTGCCCTTGATCTTTCCCAGGCACAGCGGGGCACCTTGGTGGGGGCACCGGTTGCGCAGCGCGTAGAACCGCCCCCGGATATTGAACACTCCGATCGAACGGCTCCCGGCCGTCACGATCCTCCGGCTTCCCGGCGGAAGGTCGGCCGCACGCCCCACCACGTATCGCGCCATCCGACGCATCCACATCATCAGCTGACATTCCCCCGTTCCTTGCCCGGGGGACCAAGCGTTTCCTGCCGGGGAGCGGGCCGCGGGGGGCCGGCGAAGGGGAGTGGCCTCGCCCGGCGCGAATGGGGCCCGCGGCCATGAGGGTGTCCCTGTGGGGGATCGCCGCCTACCTGCTCCTCTACGCGAGCGTCGTCACGGGCACGGCGCTCTCGTCATCCTTCTTGAGGGCGCGTGTGCCCGTCCTGACCCGGGCGGGGCGGCCGCACGAGATCCTCTCCCTGGGGGCGCTGTTTGCCTCGTTCGTCCACGCGGCCGCCAGCATGATCTCCCCGCAGGGGGAGCGCCTCGACTGGCTCCTGTTCGTCGGCCCCGAGCGCGGCGAGCCGCTCGGATTGTCCCTGGGCGTCGCGGCGCTGTACGCGGCCGGCGTCGCCGTCGGCTCGTTTTATCTGCGGCAGCGTCTCGCGCCGGTCCCCTGGCGCGGTCTGCACGCGCTGGCGTATCCGGGGTTCCTGCTTGCGGCCTGGCACAGCGCGGCCCTCGGCGCGAACGCCTGGCTGGGGGGCCTGCGGCTCTTGTACGCGATCACGGTGGCGAGCGCCGGTCTGCTGGCGTGCGGCCGCGCGGTCGAATACGCGACGCAGCCACCGCGGCGGCCGGGAACGCGCGGCGCGTGAGCGCCTACACGCCGTCCAGTTCGAGGATCTCGAGGCTGCCGTCGAACCGATCGACGAGGTAGATCAGCCCGTCGGCATCCACGTACACATCGTTGGACTGCGCCACCGTGCCTGGGATGTCCGGTACGTACCACGCCACCTCGGCCGGCCGGAAGGGATCCTTGATATCGACGACCCGAAGGCCGCCCGCAAAGTAGGTCAGATAGATCCGATCCTCGCGCTGGAGCCCCCCCGGCCGGTTTTCATGAATGTTGTGCGGGCCGAACCTGAACTCGGGATGCGCGATGCCCTCCGGGTCCACGCGGAACGCAGCCACCGGGACGGGGTTGCGCTCCTCCCGCGTGTCAACGATCCAGAGATATTTCTCGCGGTCGCGCCCTTCGCGGTGCTTTCGGAGCGCCTCCTGCGTACACACGACGAGACGCCGGCCCGGGAGCGGCATCGCGGTGTGGAGCATGTCCCCGAAGGGGGGAAAGAAGGTGTGGTGGGTGACCAGGCGCGGCCGTCCCGGCGCGCTGATGTCCAGGATCACCCACCCCCAATCCACGCATCCGACCACACACCGGTTCCCGGCGATGAAGGGCGCGCCGTGTACACGGACGGTCCAGCCGGACGGCCACGCGGGCCGCTCTCCGCCGGCCGTCCACTGGCCGGGGATCCACCAGCGCCCGGCTTCTTCGGGATGGTCGGGCCGCCGGAGGTCGATGATCCGGTAGATCTGATCGGTGAAGCCCTCCGCCCCCGCCGACAAGTGGGCGTACCGTCCATCGACGAACCAGAATCGATGTACGCCCGGACCTCCGGTGTCAAAGACGGCCAGCTCCCGCGGGGCGGCCGGCCGCTCGACATCGTAGATCGCGATCCCGGCGCTGAACTCCGTCCCGTCGTACCCGGGTTGCCGCTCGTGGTTGACGACCATCAGGCCGTTCGAGACCTGAACCTTGTGGCAGTGCGTATTCGGGGGCGCCGCCAGTTGAGCCATGACCTTCGGCGACCGGGGATCCCGGACGTCGATGATGGTTGCGCCGGCATCGCGCATCGGTGCGACATACACATACCCCCGGTCGACGATGACCTGCCCCGCGCCCCCGGGCCCGTACTCGGTGCGGCTGATCAGGCGGAGATGGTGCGACCTCGGCTGCGACAACACGCTCCCTCCCCCGTCGCATCCGGCGACGCGGGTGCGACCGCAGGCGAGGTTCGATGGCGGCGCGGGCGGTCCTCTTGCGACGCGCGGCGGGCGCTCGAAACGAGGGAGGGGGCACCCCAGTGGGGCGCCCCCGGAGGGAACGAGCGGCGAGAGGGGTTAGAAGCCGAGCCCGCGCTTGGCGCGGCGAAAGAAGAGCAAATGGAACGCGAGCGCGGAGAAGAGCAGCGCCAGGCTCACGCCGGCAGCCACCGGCAGACGCGGAGCGGAACGTTCCTCAAGCTTCAACATGCCGTGCTATTTCCACCCGGACGACCGATAGTGCGTGCGGCCGCGCTCCAGGCTTAGGAACACCCAACTCTTCTTCCGGAGCTGGTTCGGCAGCAGGTTGTGGAGCGCGGTCATCTCGGAGAGCGCGGCCTGGACCACGTTCTTCGCCTCCACTTGGTTCTCCAACACGTCGTACTCTGTATTAATGTTCCGCAGACGCCTGCGGATAGACGTCATGTTGCCGACGATCTGATCCATTGTCATGAGTCCTCACCTCCCTGACCGGCGGTGACGGCCCGGCCAGGCCATCAATGCATCGCCGAGTACACTCTCCATAGTTCCCTTCTTGGGCCGGACGCCCTCGGTTCATTATGGTTATTCCCCGGAATGTTCGGATGAGGGGTTCCGACTATTCGGATGAGAGGTCGAACGGATGTTGTGCGAAGGAGAACTTTTGCGGAAGATGTCCCGCAGATTTCCGACAGAGCACGTGAAGTTTTCGGCGGCCCGCATCAGAGGTCGACGCTCTTCCCATCTTCGGCCCATTCGTACGGAAGCGCTCCCGACCTCGCCAGCATCTCGGCACTCATGTGCGTGAGGATGACCCGCTTCGCCGAAATTTCTCCCAGGTGGGAGACGAGGGTCGCGAGGTCCATATGGATCCTCGACTTTGGGTGGGAGGTGTACGCTTCCGCGATGAAGAGATCCGCCCCACTGGCCGCATCGATCAGCGTCGGGGTCCACACGGTGTCTCCGGAGTAGGCGATGACCCTCCCGTCGCACTCGATCCGCAGCGCCAACGGTGGGGCTCCGCAAGGATGCTGCACGACGTACGGGGTCACCGTCACCGCCCCCAACGCCCGGGGGCGCTCCGGCTCTAGCTCCACGATCTCGAGGGGGAACCTGTACTGAACCCGGGAGGATTCTGGGAACAAGATCTCCATCGCCTCGATCACCCTCTGCTTCGTTCCTGGAGGCCCCGCGACCACCAGGGGCCGCGTGCGTTTCGCGAGCAGGTTCTGATCGATGACGACGAACGGCACCCCAGCGAAGTGATCTCCGTGCAGGTGGGAGACCAGGATCGTATCCAGCTCCCCCGGGTCCACGCCGAAGCGCTTCATGGCAATCAGCGACGATGCGCCGCAGTCGATCAGAAACCGGGTGGGCTCCGATCGGACCAAAAAGCATGTCTGGAAGCGTCCTCCGCTTCCAAACGCGTCCCCGCTCCCCAGAAACTGCACCGTGACTCGACCCATCGCACCCCTCCGGAACGTGCGGTGGCACAGCCCAACGCCACCTATGGGTAGCATACACGTGCCGGGCATCATAGAGATCGGCGAAGTCCTGTCGGTGCATTCCCGTGCTCCTTTCTGTCACGTAGTGGCTGCAGATCCTATTTCGTGACGCAGAATCGTCCGAAGGGATGAATTTTCCTCCCCGGTTCTTGATGCGCGCATCGGCGCATTTGGAGCATAACGTAGGCGCATGCTGCGTGATAATTCCAGGGATCCGTATACGGAATTATCCGGAAGCGGTGGTGGCGTGTCGAGGAAGACGACGGGCCCGCGCGGAACCAATCCGTCAGCCGGGCGGATGCAGCGTCCACGGCCCAAGGAGTCCACATCGGTGCCCGTACCGCCACTCCCCAAAGGCCTGCTCTGCGACATGGACGACACGATTCTCAATTCGAGCGGCGCCCGAGAACTCTGCTGGGGGGAGGCGTTCGCGGAAGCGGCCGGGCGGCTCGGCGGGCTCGAGTGGACGGCGTTCATCGAAGCGATCACCAGGACGGAGCGCTGGTTTTGGACGGATCCCGAGCGGCATCTGCGGGGACGGATGGATCTCCTGGCGGCGTGCCGGGAGACCACACACGCGGCCCTTGTGGAGTTGGGCATCGATCGTCTCGACCTGGCGAAGGCGCTGGCGGATCGATACCGCGAGCTCAGGGAAGAGCGGTTCTGCGTTTTTCCAGGCGCGCTCGAGACGCTCGACCACCTCCGGGCCGGGGGCGTGCGGCTCGCGATGATGACGAACGGCACCGCGGCGGACCAGCGCAGGAAGATCGACCGATTCGGCCTCGACCGGTACTTCGACCGAGTCCTCATCGAGGGCGAGTTGGGCGTGGGAAAGCCCCACTCGCGGGTCTACACGATCGCCCTCGCGGCGCTGGGTTGCCGCCCCGAGGAGGCCTGGAGCGTCGGGGATAATTTGGAATGGGATGTGGTCGGGCCCCAGCGGCTCGGCATCTACGGGATCTGGATTGACGGACGGGGGCAGGGGTTGCCGGCGGAGTCCGCCGCGCGGCCGGATCGCATCGTCCGGTCGATCACTGACCTGCGCGCGGGCGACGACACATGTTCACAGAGAGGTGGATGATGGCGACCAATGATCTGGGCTTCACGCCGGCGACGGAGCTGGCGGCATCGATTCGGGCCAAGACGCTCTCGCCCGTCGAACTTGTGGACGCCGTTCTTGCGCGGATCGACCGCCTCAACCCCGCGCTGAACGCCTTCTGCACCATCACGCACGAGGGGGCGCGCGCCGCCGCCAAGCAGGCGGAGGCCGCCGTGATGCGGGGTGGCGCATTGGGCCTCCTCCACGGCGTGCCCGTCTCCGTCAAAGACCTGGTGATGACCAAAGGCGTCCGGACGACCTGGGGATCGAAGATGTTCGAGCAGTTCGTGCCGGACGAGGACGCGCCGGTGGTCGTGCGATTGAAACAGGCCGGGGCAATCGTCCTCGGCAAGACCAACACCCCCGAGTTCGGATTCAAGGGAGTCACGGACAATCCGGTATTCGGGCCGACCCGCAATCCCTGGAGTCTCGCGCACACGCCGGGAGGATCGAGCGGCGGCGGCGCCGCCGCGGTGGCCGCAGGGCTCGGGCCGCTTGCGGTCGGGACCGACGGCGGCGGCTCAATTCGGATCCCGTGCAGCTGCTGCGGCCTCGTTGGGTTGAAGCCCACCCTCGGCCGCGTCGCGGCTGCTCCCACCTACGGGGGGCTCGAGACGCTCGCGCACACGGGCCCCATGGCCCGGACGGTACGCGACGCCGCTCTGATGATGAACGCGATCGCAGGACCGGACGCCCGCGACCTCAGTTCGCTGCCCGCCGACGGAACGGACTATGTGGCCGAACTGGCGCGCTCCGTGCAGGGACTGCGTCTGGGGTGGACGTCTGACTGGGGGTACGCACCGGTCGATCCTGAGGTCCGCCGGATTGCAGAGGCGGCAGCGATGCGCTTCGCGGAAGCCGGCTGCCGCGTGGAGGAAGCGAGGCCCGAATTCGAGAGTCCGGAGACGCCGTTTCACGTGCTGTTCTCCGGCTCGATCGCGGCGAGGCTAGGCGCGAAGCTTGCCGAATGGCGCGGCCGGATGGACCCCGGACTTGTCTGGATGATCGAGGAGGGCATGAAGTGGTCCGCGGTCGATTATGTGACCGCCGCCAACCGGCGCCGGACGCTCAGCGACGCCTTCGTCAAGTTCTTCGCGCAGCACGACCTGCTGCTCACGCCGACGCTGGCCGCGCCGCCGCTTCCGATCGGCGTCAACCATTACGAGGAGATCGGGGGGCGGAGGGTCAGCCCATCGGGGTGGTTCGCCTTCACCTATCCCATTAATATGACGGGGTTTCCCGCGGCATCGGTGCCCTGTGGGTGG containing:
- a CDS encoding amidase yields the protein MATNDLGFTPATELAASIRAKTLSPVELVDAVLARIDRLNPALNAFCTITHEGARAAAKQAEAAVMRGGALGLLHGVPVSVKDLVMTKGVRTTWGSKMFEQFVPDEDAPVVVRLKQAGAIVLGKTNTPEFGFKGVTDNPVFGPTRNPWSLAHTPGGSSGGGAAAVAAGLGPLAVGTDGGGSIRIPCSCCGLVGLKPTLGRVAAAPTYGGLETLAHTGPMARTVRDAALMMNAIAGPDARDLSSLPADGTDYVAELARSVQGLRLGWTSDWGYAPVDPEVRRIAEAAAMRFAEAGCRVEEARPEFESPETPFHVLFSGSIAARLGAKLAEWRGRMDPGLVWMIEEGMKWSAVDYVTAANRRRTLSDAFVKFFAQHDLLLTPTLAAPPLPIGVNHYEEIGGRRVSPSGWFAFTYPINMTGFPAASVPCGWTADGLPVGLQIIGPRFADALVLRAAAAFETIAPWAAKRPPIG
- a CDS encoding amidohydrolase family protein, coding for MPIIDCDVHNRFKDGKLSQLLPYLPRAYQEDVKEWGIRLAGVGYPNGGDRGYRGDAWPADGFAGSDIALMREQLLDRYDVEYAILLGQELRPLGTLPDADYAAAIARAYNDFLLEHWLAADPRLKGAMLIATQDIPQAVKEIERVGPHPDIVQVLVSNGARLPYGNRFYHPIFESCQALNLPFALHTGSEGVGINGQPSVAGYGSYYVENRQVRPQGYMTHLTSMIFEGVFEKFPTLKVVFVEGGYAWLAPFLWRLDADWRGLRHQTPWVLRPPSEYVWEHVRFTSQPLEEPDQPSDLLEVFKWNRAERTLMFASDYPHWDFDSPADAFPRLPDDLRRRIFHETAREVYGLPARSGAVTA
- a CDS encoding HAD family hydrolase; amino-acid sequence: MPVPPLPKGLLCDMDDTILNSSGARELCWGEAFAEAAGRLGGLEWTAFIEAITRTERWFWTDPERHLRGRMDLLAACRETTHAALVELGIDRLDLAKALADRYRELREERFCVFPGALETLDHLRAGGVRLAMMTNGTAADQRRKIDRFGLDRYFDRVLIEGELGVGKPHSRVYTIALAALGCRPEEAWSVGDNLEWDVVGPQRLGIYGIWIDGRGQGLPAESAARPDRIVRSITDLRAGDDTCSQRGG
- a CDS encoding MBL fold metallo-hydrolase; protein product: MGRVTVQFLGSGDAFGSGGRFQTCFLVRSEPTRFLIDCGASSLIAMKRFGVDPGELDTILVSHLHGDHFAGVPFVVIDQNLLAKRTRPLVVAGPPGTKQRVIEAMEILFPESSRVQYRFPLEIVELEPERPRALGAVTVTPYVVQHPCGAPPLALRIECDGRVIAYSGDTVWTPTLIDAASGADLFIAEAYTSHPKSRIHMDLATLVSHLGEISAKRVILTHMSAEMLARSGALPYEWAEDGKSVDL
- a CDS encoding Rieske (2Fe-2S) protein, which codes for MARYVVGRAADLPPGSRRIVTAGSRSIGVFNIRGRFYALRNRCPHQGAPLCLGKIKGTTLPGRPYEYLYGREDEIIQCPWHGWEFEIATGRTHFNPHKMRAKTFEVTVGRAGEQDVILETFPVTTEDGLVILHA